In one window of Paraflavitalea soli DNA:
- a CDS encoding MoaD/ThiS family protein codes for MATVIIPTPLRKFTNNTARLDIQADTIDKTVSELTLNFPELKKHLLDDKGQIRSFVNIFVGNDDIRDLQQGQTAVKADTVISIVPAIAGGSR; via the coding sequence ATGGCAACAGTAATTATTCCTACACCATTACGAAAGTTCACCAACAATACCGCCCGGCTTGATATCCAGGCCGATACCATCGACAAAACAGTTAGCGAATTAACACTTAACTTTCCGGAACTAAAGAAGCACCTGCTCGATGATAAAGGGCAGATCCGGTCCTTTGTCAACATCTTTGTGGGCAATGATGATATCCGCGACCTGCAACAAGGACAAACCGCTGTTAAAGCAGATACCGTCATCAGTATTGTACCTGCCATCGCCGGCGGCAGCCGCTAA
- the leuD gene encoding 3-isopropylmalate dehydratase small subunit — protein sequence MSKSINIVRSTVVPVNIENIDTDQIIPARFLKSTSREGFGKNLFRDWRYNNDDENQPKADFPLNDPTYKGKILVAARNFGCGSSREHAAWAIKDAGFDVVVSSFFADIFRNNSLNNFLLPIQVSEAFLQQLFETVAKDPAAEVAVNLEQQTITIVASGAQETFEINSYKKTCLLNGYDDIDYLLSMRSEIEAFEAARP from the coding sequence ATGAGTAAGAGTATTAACATTGTTAGATCAACGGTCGTGCCGGTAAATATTGAAAATATAGATACCGATCAGATCATTCCTGCCCGTTTTCTCAAGTCTACCAGCCGCGAGGGATTTGGCAAGAACCTGTTCCGCGACTGGCGCTACAACAATGATGATGAGAATCAGCCCAAAGCCGATTTCCCATTGAACGATCCCACTTATAAAGGAAAGATACTGGTAGCTGCCCGCAACTTTGGTTGTGGTTCCTCCCGTGAACATGCTGCCTGGGCCATTAAGGATGCCGGGTTTGATGTAGTCGTGAGCAGCTTCTTTGCTGATATCTTCCGCAACAATTCACTCAACAACTTCCTGTTACCCATACAGGTAAGCGAAGCATTCCTGCAACAACTGTTTGAAACAGTGGCAAAAGACCCGGCTGCCGAAGTAGCCGTAAACCTGGAACAACAGACCATTACCATCGTTGCTTCCGGTGCACAAGAGACATTTGAGATCAATAGCTATAAAAAGACCTGCCTGCTCAATGGGTATGATGATATCGATTACCTGCTTAGCATGCGCAGCGAAATAGAGGCCTTTGAAGCGGCCCGCCCCTAA
- the moeB gene encoding molybdopterin-synthase adenylyltransferase MoeB, with protein sequence MSTHSTITFSKEELARYNRHIIIPEFGLEAQQKLKAAKVLIVGSGGLGSPALLYLAAAGIGTIGIVDFDVVDDSNLQRQVLFGVESVGKPKVEAAKARLEALNPHINIILHNTQLTSQNALDILKDYDLVADGTDNFPTRYLVNDAAVLLGKPNIYASIFQFEGQVSVFNYRNKEGVLGPNYRDLYPTPPPPGLVPSCAEGGVLGVLPGIIGSLQALEVIKVITGVGEPLAGRFYIFDALTFESRTFNISRRDDNPLNGKNPSITALIDYEQFCGMKAVEKPIKEITATELYDWQVKGEPFQLIDVREQHEYDFVNIGAELIPLATVAAHADRFSRDTKVVVHCKMGGRSAKAIRELEEKFGFTNLYNLKGGILGYIDEVKPELSKY encoded by the coding sequence ATGAGCACTCATTCAACGATAACCTTTTCCAAAGAAGAATTGGCCCGTTACAACAGGCATATTATTATTCCTGAATTTGGCCTCGAAGCCCAGCAAAAACTCAAAGCAGCCAAAGTATTGATCGTTGGCTCCGGCGGTTTGGGCAGCCCGGCATTATTGTACCTCGCAGCAGCCGGTATAGGCACTATTGGTATTGTGGATTTTGATGTGGTAGACGATAGCAACCTTCAGCGCCAGGTGCTGTTTGGTGTGGAATCTGTAGGCAAACCAAAAGTGGAAGCTGCCAAAGCCAGGCTCGAAGCCCTCAATCCTCATATCAACATCATATTACACAATACCCAGCTCACTTCCCAGAATGCACTGGATATACTAAAAGACTATGACCTCGTAGCGGATGGAACTGATAATTTCCCTACCCGCTACCTCGTCAATGATGCAGCCGTCCTGTTGGGTAAGCCCAATATCTATGCATCCATCTTCCAGTTTGAAGGACAGGTATCCGTATTCAACTACCGCAATAAGGAAGGCGTATTAGGACCCAATTACCGCGATCTGTATCCTACGCCGCCGCCGCCCGGCCTCGTGCCCAGTTGCGCAGAAGGTGGTGTGCTGGGTGTGTTGCCTGGTATCATTGGCAGCCTGCAGGCACTGGAGGTGATCAAAGTAATTACCGGTGTCGGTGAACCACTGGCCGGCCGTTTCTATATTTTTGATGCCCTCACTTTTGAAAGCCGCACCTTCAACATCTCCCGCCGTGATGATAATCCCCTCAATGGGAAGAATCCTTCCATCACAGCCCTCATCGACTACGAACAATTCTGCGGTATGAAAGCCGTGGAGAAGCCCATTAAAGAAATTACCGCCACAGAACTGTACGACTGGCAGGTAAAAGGCGAGCCGTTCCAGCTCATCGATGTGCGCGAGCAGCATGAGTATGATTTTGTGAATATCGGCGCCGAATTGATACCCCTGGCAACCGTAGCTGCCCATGCCGACAGGTTCAGCCGCGATACCAAAGTAGTAGTGCATTGTAAGATGGGTGGCCGCAGCGCCAAAGCCATCCGGGAGCTGGAAGAGAAGTTTGGCTTTACCAACCTCTACAACCTCAAGGGAGGTATCCTGGGCTATATTGATGAGGTAAAACCGGAGCTTTCAAAGTATTGA
- the leuC gene encoding 3-isopropylmalate dehydratase large subunit, translating to MGKTLFDKIWEKHVVKQIEGGPAVLYIDKHFIHEVTSPQAFKGLEQRGLKVLRPQQVVATADHNVPTLNQHLPIKEELSRNQVQQLIDNCKKHDIELYGLGHPFQGIVHVIGPELGITQPGMTIVCGDSHTSTHGAFGSIAFGIGTSEVEMVMATQCMMQSKPKLMRINVEGQLNKGVVSKDIILYIIATISASGATGYFVEYAGSAIRSLSMEGRMTICNMSIEMGARGGMIAPDDITFDYMKGRLFAPGVSQWDRKVNAWKELYSDEDAVFDKEININAADIEPMITYGTNPGMGIGVTGHIPAENEIEDKEKPSFLKSLNYMGLKPGAEIKGKKVDYVFIGSCTNSRIEDLRLVASFVKGRKKADDVQVWIVPGSRQVEKQAIAEGIDKIFEEAGFQLRQPGCSACLAMNEDKIPAGKYCISTSNRNFEGRQGPNARTLLASPLTAAVAAITGEVADVREFL from the coding sequence ATGGGGAAGACATTATTCGATAAGATCTGGGAGAAGCATGTCGTCAAACAAATTGAAGGCGGGCCCGCTGTGTTGTATATCGATAAACATTTTATCCATGAAGTAACCAGCCCACAGGCTTTCAAAGGACTGGAACAAAGAGGCTTGAAGGTATTACGCCCACAGCAGGTAGTAGCCACAGCCGATCACAATGTGCCCACACTCAATCAGCACCTCCCTATCAAAGAAGAGCTGTCCCGCAACCAGGTTCAGCAGCTCATCGACAATTGCAAAAAACACGACATTGAATTATATGGCCTTGGACATCCGTTCCAGGGCATTGTGCATGTAATAGGGCCCGAACTGGGCATTACACAGCCCGGCATGACCATCGTATGTGGTGATAGCCATACCTCTACCCACGGTGCTTTTGGATCCATCGCTTTTGGCATTGGTACCAGCGAAGTGGAAATGGTGATGGCTACCCAGTGTATGATGCAGAGTAAGCCAAAGCTCATGCGCATCAATGTAGAAGGTCAGTTAAACAAAGGAGTGGTGTCGAAAGACATCATTTTGTATATTATAGCAACGATATCTGCCAGCGGCGCCACCGGTTATTTTGTAGAATATGCAGGTTCTGCCATCCGTAGCCTCAGCATGGAAGGCCGTATGACCATTTGCAACATGAGCATTGAAATGGGCGCCCGCGGTGGTATGATCGCTCCCGACGACATTACGTTCGATTATATGAAAGGCCGTTTGTTTGCACCCGGCGTAAGCCAGTGGGACAGGAAAGTAAACGCCTGGAAAGAATTGTATTCTGATGAAGACGCTGTATTTGATAAAGAGATCAACATCAATGCAGCCGATATCGAACCCATGATCACCTACGGTACCAATCCCGGTATGGGCATAGGTGTTACCGGGCATATTCCTGCCGAAAATGAGATCGAGGACAAGGAAAAACCTTCCTTCCTCAAATCACTCAATTATATGGGCCTGAAACCAGGCGCGGAGATCAAGGGCAAAAAAGTAGACTATGTGTTCATCGGTAGCTGTACTAACAGCCGTATCGAGGACCTGCGCCTGGTTGCCTCCTTCGTAAAGGGCAGGAAGAAGGCCGATGATGTACAGGTATGGATCGTGCCCGGATCACGCCAGGTAGAAAAACAAGCCATTGCCGAAGGCATTGATAAGATATTCGAAGAAGCCGGTTTCCAGTTACGTCAACCCGGATGTTCTGCCTGCCTGGCCATGAATGAAGATAAAATACCGGCCGGTAAGTATTGTATCTCTACTTCCAACAGGAACTTTGAAGGAAGACAGGGACCCAATGCCAGAACCTTATTGGCCAGTCCTTTAACTGCAGCAGTAGCAGCTATTACAGGAGAGGTAGCAGATGTAAGAGAGTTTTTATAA
- a CDS encoding 2-isopropylmalate synthase: protein MPGQKVYIFDTTLRDGEQVPGCKLNTTEKIEIALALEALGVDIIEAGFPISSPGDFQSVHEIGKVVKNAVVCGLSRAVQKDIEVAAEALQSAKRKRIHTGIGTSDYHIKSKFNSTREDILERAAQAVKWARNFTDDVEFYAEDAGRTDNEYLARVVEAVIAAGATTVNIPDTTGYCLPHQYGEKIAFLVNNVRNIDKAVISCHCHNDLGLATANSIAGVISGARQIECTINGLGERAGNTSLEEVVMVIKQHSTLGYYTDINAKQLNPLSRLVSDTMRMPVQPNKAIVGANAFSHSSGIHQDGFLKDAQTYEIINPEEVGADGSKIVLTARSGRSALAHRFQKLGFMYNRNDIDVLYEQFLKVADRKKEVGDEDLQGLAHQYQERAIVA from the coding sequence ATGCCAGGACAAAAGGTCTATATTTTTGATACTACGTTACGCGATGGGGAACAAGTTCCCGGATGTAAGTTGAATACAACCGAAAAGATTGAAATAGCTCTGGCCCTGGAAGCATTGGGGGTAGACATCATCGAAGCTGGTTTTCCCATCTCTTCACCCGGCGATTTTCAAAGCGTTCATGAGATCGGTAAAGTGGTTAAGAATGCCGTTGTTTGCGGACTTAGCCGTGCCGTTCAAAAAGACATTGAAGTAGCGGCCGAAGCCCTCCAAAGTGCTAAAAGAAAGCGTATCCATACAGGGATCGGTACTTCCGATTATCATATTAAGTCAAAGTTTAATTCTACCCGCGAAGATATCCTGGAGAGAGCTGCACAGGCCGTAAAATGGGCCCGCAACTTTACAGATGATGTGGAGTTTTATGCCGAAGATGCAGGCAGGACCGACAATGAATACCTGGCCAGGGTAGTGGAAGCCGTCATCGCTGCCGGTGCTACCACCGTCAATATTCCCGATACCACCGGTTATTGCCTGCCACACCAGTATGGCGAAAAGATTGCCTTCCTGGTCAACAATGTACGTAATATCGACAAGGCCGTGATCTCCTGCCATTGCCACAATGACCTTGGTTTGGCCACTGCCAATTCCATCGCAGGCGTAATCAGCGGCGCCCGCCAGATCGAGTGTACTATTAATGGACTGGGTGAAAGAGCCGGCAACACTTCCCTCGAAGAAGTAGTGATGGTCATCAAACAGCACAGCACCCTGGGATATTACACCGATATCAATGCTAAACAACTGAACCCCCTCAGCCGCCTGGTATCCGATACCATGCGTATGCCGGTTCAACCCAATAAAGCGATCGTAGGTGCCAATGCTTTCTCCCATTCTTCCGGTATTCACCAGGATGGGTTCCTGAAAGATGCGCAGACCTATGAGATCATTAATCCTGAAGAAGTAGGAGCTGACGGTAGTAAAATTGTTCTGACGGCCCGCAGCGGCCGCAGCGCCCTTGCTCATCGGTTTCAGAAACTGGGATTCATGTACAACCGCAATGATATTGACGTGTTGTACGAACAGTTCCTGAAAGTGGCAGACAGGAAAAAAGAGGTAGGTGATGAGGACTTGCAAGGCCTGGCACATCAGTACCAGGAAAGGGCGATAGTAGCCTAG